In a single window of the Agromyces sp. H17E-10 genome:
- a CDS encoding HhH-GPD family protein has translation MPREQADPIAEVLVDWFADAARPLPWRAADVSPWAVLVSEFMLQQTQVDRVVPRWEAWIARWPTPASLAREPASEAVRAWDRLGYPRRALWLHRAATEIVERHGGEVPRDVDALLALQGVGPYTARAVAAFAYGVRVPVVDTNTRRVIARAVDGQAEPAPPSPARDLPAMTALLPETVASARAFNAAAMELGATVCVARTPRCDACPISDHCAWRAAGYPAYDGPRKAKQARFEGSDRQVRGLVMRELRAAHRPVARTELDGVWADGAQLERAIAGLVADGLAVAADDGGLALPDA, from the coding sequence ATGCCCCGTGAGCAAGCAGACCCGATCGCCGAGGTGCTCGTCGACTGGTTCGCCGACGCCGCGCGGCCGCTGCCGTGGCGGGCCGCCGACGTGTCGCCATGGGCGGTGCTCGTGAGCGAGTTCATGCTGCAGCAGACGCAGGTCGACCGCGTCGTGCCCCGCTGGGAGGCGTGGATCGCCCGCTGGCCGACGCCCGCGAGCCTCGCCCGCGAACCCGCGTCGGAGGCCGTGCGCGCCTGGGACCGGCTCGGCTACCCGCGCCGCGCGCTCTGGCTGCACCGGGCGGCGACCGAGATCGTCGAACGGCACGGTGGCGAGGTGCCGCGCGACGTCGACGCGCTGCTCGCCCTGCAGGGCGTCGGCCCGTACACGGCGCGTGCGGTCGCCGCGTTCGCCTACGGCGTGCGCGTGCCCGTCGTCGACACGAACACACGACGCGTGATCGCCCGTGCGGTCGACGGCCAGGCCGAGCCCGCTCCCCCGTCGCCGGCGCGCGACCTGCCCGCCATGACTGCGCTCCTGCCCGAAACGGTTGCCTCGGCCCGGGCGTTCAACGCGGCCGCGATGGAACTCGGAGCGACGGTCTGCGTCGCCAGGACGCCGCGGTGCGACGCATGTCCGATCAGCGATCACTGCGCCTGGCGTGCCGCGGGCTACCCCGCCTACGACGGCCCGCGGAAGGCGAAGCAGGCCCGCTTCGAGGGGTCCGACCGGCAGGTGCGGGGCCTCGTCATGCGCGAGCTCCGCGCCGCCCACCGTCCGGTTGCCCGCACCGAACTCGACGGCGTGTGGGCCGACGGCGCGCAGCTCGAGCGCGCCATCGCCGGGCTCGTGGCCGACGGGCTCGCCGTGGCGGCCGACGACGGCGGCCTCGCCCTGCCCGACGCGTGA